AAAAGGTCGTACCCTGTCCCGCTTCGTTGGCAACGCCAATTTGCCCCCCGTGGGCAGAAATGATCTGGCGGCACAAATATAAACTAAGACTAATGTTGGTGGAATATTTAGAGCGATCGGTTTTGGCATAACGCTGAAATAATTTGCCACAATCGGCCATGCCCAGGCCATTATCCTTGATCTCGCAACGTAGCATTGCACCCTGCTCAGTTTCGATCGGTTGAGCATCCAGGGTTAGCTCCATCCCAGGTGGATTATGCTTAAGTGAATTGGTAATCAAATTTTCATACACCCGCACAATTTGTCCCATATCCGCAGCCACACTGGGCAGGTCATCGCTAATCAGGTTATTCAGCTTGGCCTGGTTTTTGCTCAGCAGCGGCTCCAAATCAGCCAGCACCGCCTTGACCAAACAAGCAATCCCCACTTTGCCGCTCTTTAGTGCCACATTACCGGCTTCCAGGGCATGGGCATCGAGCAATAGGTTCAGCATTTCCAATTGGCGATCGCTACTTTGCACCATCCGATCGAGAATTTTCAGCGGCAACAAAAGATGGGTGGGGGTTTTGCTAACTGGTTTTGACTCGGTAGGGGATTGAGGTGGCGGTTGAATTGAAGTTTGGTTTAGAGTGCCCTGGGCTTGATTAACCTGATTAGTGGTGACATTAACGCTGGGCGCAATAGGAACACAACTTTCAGTGCCTTTTTTAATCAAATTACGCAGCAACAATAAATTGCCCATAATTGGCGTGCGCAGGTCGTGGGAGACCGCATGGATAAAAAAGTCTTTTACTTCGCTCAATTCTTGGAGTTCGCGGTAGCGTTGTTCTAGCTCCTCGGTGCGTTCCTGTACCTGTTGTTCTAGGTTGGCATTAAGATCTTGCACCTGGGCATAGAGTTCGGCCTGTTGGATGGCGATCGCTACCTGGGTAGCCAACTTTTCGAGAAAATTGACTTCAAATGTATGCCAATGCCGAGTACCAGTACATTGATGTACCCCCAGGATGCCCATCAGTCGATCGCCCAACAAAATTGGTACAGTTAGCGCCGCTTTAACTTTACTGCGACGGGCAATTTTAGTGCGATTTGGGGATAGGCTTACCTGCGTCAGATCGTCAATTATCTCCGGCTTGCCACTGCGGAACATAACTTCTACTTCTTTGGTGAGGGCATCATCGGCTACCCAACCCAAGACTGAAGGCCATTCTAAGTCCACCGACTCAGCAATCACATGGCTTTGATTTTCACCGTTGGCATAGGCAATAAACACCCGATCGGCAGTCATCATCTGGCGTACTTCAGTAACCGCGGTGTGGAGGATTTGATCCAGGTTCAGGGAGCGGCGAATTTTGAGGGCAATTTCACCGAGCAAACGATCGCGCTCGATCGCCTCCTTGAGACGGGCTTCGGCCAGTTTGCGATCGGTAATATCATTGGTCATGGCCAGAATGCAAGACTCGCCATTGAATTCGATCAGTTCAGCAGAAAAAAGAGCCAGCATTGGCTCCCCCGACTTGCGGCAAAATTCATATTCAACATTGCGAACAAAGCCTTTTTCTTGGAGGGTTTGGCGTAGTTGCAATGCTTCGGCAGGATTGTGCCAAATTCCTAGCTCGGTGGCAGTATGGTTGATTACTTCATCGCGTTGGTAGTTGGTGGTATCCAGAAATGCCTGATTAATCTCAATAAATTTGCCTTCATTAAAGGTGGAAATGGAGCAAGAGTCAGGGTTAGAACGAAAGGCCTTGGAGAACATTTCTTCCGACAATCGCAGCGCCCGCTCGGCTTCGACCCGCTCGGTGATATCGCGCACAATCACAATTACCTGCTCGTCTTGAAATGGCAGCATCCTGGCTTCAAATATTCTGTCGCAGCCCTGGATCGGCAGGTTATATTCATAGCTAACCAGGGCTTGGGTGGCGATCGTTTCTTGAATAGCCTGGTGAGTTTTCTTGGCGATCTGGGGTGGTAAAAATTCTTCGATTTGGCGATGCATGAATTGCTCTGGTTTCACAAATAGCTCCGAAGTGCTGCCAGAGTGATATTCCAGGACTTGACCCGCTGCATCGAGGCGAAATTGCAAATCGGGAAAGGCTTCAAAGATCGCCCGCAGATTGGAGGTGGTTTGCAGCAGTTGTTCTTCAATCCGTTTGCGATCGCTGATGTCGTTGATAATTGCCAACATGCAATCGCTATTATGCAGGAAAATTATTTCCGCTGAAATGAGGCAAGCAATTCGATCGCCTGATTTGGTACATAGTTTCGATTCAAAATTTTTGACTGTTCCTTGGGTTTGGAGTTGGTGACGGAGGCGATCGCCATCTTCAGGATCAACCCAAATGCCCATGCCAACAAGACTCTGATTAACTAACTGATCGCAGCGATAGCCCAACATTTTGGCTGTGGTATCGTTGACTTCCAGGATTTTCCCCTCCGTCAGGGTCGCAATCACGATCAGGTTGGGGCTGGAATGGAATGATTTAGAAAATTTTTCCTCCGATCGGCGCAAGGCAATCTCTGCCTGTTTGCGTTCGGTAATGTCGCGCACAATTACCAATACTTCATCCACACCACTAACCACTACCCTTGCTTCATATTCATGGATGGAGTTGTGTTTTTCGAGCTGATATTCAAATATCTGGGTTTTACCAGTTTGAAAAGCCCGCTCAATTTGCTCCATGCGGCGATCGGCAATTTCCTGGGGCAAGACATCATGGACTTTGTGTCCCAGCATTTTACTTGGGGAGATCGCAAAGTCAGAATCGCGGTGCGCCTTAAAATCCAAATAAGTACCATCGCGGCTAATCCTGAACATCAAATCGGGGATTGCATCCAATAGGGCTAGGGTTCTGGCCTCATTACGCTGGAGCGCCTCTTGCACCCTTCTTTGGGCGGTGGTCTCACGCACAATCGAGGTGACCTCATCGCTGCCGCTGGCAACCAGGCGAGCTTCCCAACAACGCAGTTGGCCATTGATTTCCAGTTCATACTCAAAGGTTTGGGTATCACCACTGGCGATCGCTAGCTCTAGCATTTCAATGAAGCGATCGGCTAAATGTTCTGGTAGCACCGCATAGATATTGCTGCCAATCAATTGATCTGCCGGTAATGCCAAGTCGCTTTCTTGTTTAGCCAGCACGTCGGTATAAATACCCTGGCGGTTGAATCGAAATATGAGATCGGGAATTGCATTTAAAAGAGCCCTGCTGCGATGCTGAGCTTGCTCATTACAATCGGGCTTTTCGCCATTTTGACCACTGTATTCGAGGCGGGTATTATTACTGTAGATGCCAGCGGTTCCAGTTCTGAGGGAGCCATATTGATTGGGATCAGCTAAGTGATCTGGTGAATTATCAGGTTCGCAGGAAAGTTGATCGATCGCAGATTGTTCTAGAATTTGCTTGACCTTTTCAAATGCTGCATCATTAATGCAACAATCTCTGATCGCTTCTAGATGGTGATTTAGAACCCGATTCATCTTTTCCCTCAGATTACTCATTCCAAAAATTAAACCACTTTACCGATTTTATTGATTGCATGATCACATGATCATCGGTTAGCTCAGCCGCGCTCAATTAAGCCAACGATGACGCGGTATGATGCCTCTGGATACCTAGGCTAGGCCAGGATATAAGGATATACAATACAATCGCCCTGCCCTTATTCTATTAGCTTACCCAAACCATTGGTTTGCACCAAAGCGCATGTATACGTCACATTGTTTTTGATATATTAGGCTTCTTGTTCGGAGGAACCTATAGGAACCTATGTGCTACAAAAAACAAATTTACGATCGCTGGTCTAAATTGACTTTGCTTTTAGTTGGGGTATCCCTACTTGCTAGTTGTCAAATTCAGTCATCTGGATCTAATAATAGCGAGTCTGACACCTTGTCAACATCACCCATTCCAACGATTGTGGCACAGGAACAAACGGGGATATTAGAGCGAGTTAAGGCCAGGGGCAAGTTGATCTGCGGCGTTGATGGTGATTTGGTCGGGTTTAGTGAGGTAGACCAAGATGGCAATTGGCAGGGCTTTAATGTAGATTTTTGTAAGGCGATCGCGGCGGCTGTTTTGGGTGATGGCGAGGCGGTTGAGTTTAAAAGCTTAATGGTCTCGGAGCGATTTACAGCGATCCAGAATTATGACGTGGATGTGTTGATGCACAATACAACCTGGACGCTCAGTCGTGACACTGAAAATGAGATTATTTTCTCGCCGCCGATCTTTTATGATGGGCAGGGAATCATGGTTAAGGTCAAATCCGCCAGTGAGGATAACCAGCCTGAGCTAGATTCTGAGCCTGAAACGCAAGATATTCAAGATCCAGACGAGTCAAGCGATCCTGTAAGCAATAATAATTCAACTGACCCAGCGGCAGCGCCACCAAATACGCCTGAGCCGCCAGACTATCCACCAGCCGATTCAATTACTAGCCTGGTTGATCTAGATGGGATGAGTATTTGCGTGCTGGAAGGGATTGGCCTAGCTCATCTGGATGCAGCGCTACGTGAGCTGGAGGTGGAGTATTTACCCCTCAGTGCTAATAATGCAGAGCAATTGTTTGCAGATTATGCAGCCGATCAATGTGATGCGGTTTCGATCGAAACTAGTCAACTGGCAGCTTGGCGCTCAGGACAGCCCTTGGCCGATCGCCACAAAATTCTTAGCCCAGTGATGTCCAAAGAGCCATTTAGTATTGTCACGATTAATAGTGACGATCGCTGGCATGATGTGGTCAGTTGGGTGATTTATGCCACCTTTTATGCGGAAGAATTGGGCATTAACCAGGAAAACTACGCGATCTTTACGGACACTAGCGATCCAGAAATAGCAAAATTCCTGGGGCTGACCGATGCACTGGGGATTACACTGGGACTAGCTCCCGATTGGACTACGCAGATTTTAGCCTCGGTTGGTAACTATGCAGATATATATGAACGCAATTTAGCACCATTGGGATGGCCTCGCGGTCTTAACTCTTCCTGGCAAGATGGTGGGTTATTGTATGCTATGCCTTTTCGTTGATTTTAATATTTGCTATGCTAATGCGGTGGCAGCCTGTGGATATTTATGCCAAAAGTCAGCAGTACCTGCAAACGCGGGATTAACTAC
The sequence above is a segment of the Pseudanabaena sp. PCC 7367 genome. Coding sequences within it:
- a CDS encoding transporter substrate-binding domain-containing protein; translation: MSTSPIPTIVAQEQTGILERVKARGKLICGVDGDLVGFSEVDQDGNWQGFNVDFCKAIAAAVLGDGEAVEFKSLMVSERFTAIQNYDVDVLMHNTTWTLSRDTENEIIFSPPIFYDGQGIMVKVKSASEDNQPELDSEPETQDIQDPDESSDPVSNNNSTDPAAAPPNTPEPPDYPPADSITSLVDLDGMSICVLEGIGLAHLDAALRELEVEYLPLSANNAEQLFADYAADQCDAVSIETSQLAAWRSGQPLADRHKILSPVMSKEPFSIVTINSDDRWHDVVSWVIYATFYAEELGINQENYAIFTDTSDPEIAKFLGLTDALGITLGLAPDWTTQILASVGNYADIYERNLAPLGWPRGLNSSWQDGGLLYAMPFR
- a CDS encoding PAS domain S-box protein, translated to MNRVLNHHLEAIRDCCINDAAFEKVKQILEQSAIDQLSCEPDNSPDHLADPNQYGSLRTGTAGIYSNNTRLEYSGQNGEKPDCNEQAQHRSRALLNAIPDLIFRFNRQGIYTDVLAKQESDLALPADQLIGSNIYAVLPEHLADRFIEMLELAIASGDTQTFEYELEINGQLRCWEARLVASGSDEVTSIVRETTAQRRVQEALQRNEARTLALLDAIPDLMFRISRDGTYLDFKAHRDSDFAISPSKMLGHKVHDVLPQEIADRRMEQIERAFQTGKTQIFEYQLEKHNSIHEYEARVVVSGVDEVLVIVRDITERKQAEIALRRSEEKFSKSFHSSPNLIVIATLTEGKILEVNDTTAKMLGYRCDQLVNQSLVGMGIWVDPEDGDRLRHQLQTQGTVKNFESKLCTKSGDRIACLISAEIIFLHNSDCMLAIINDISDRKRIEEQLLQTTSNLRAIFEAFPDLQFRLDAAGQVLEYHSGSTSELFVKPEQFMHRQIEEFLPPQIAKKTHQAIQETIATQALVSYEYNLPIQGCDRIFEARMLPFQDEQVIVIVRDITERVEAERALRLSEEMFSKAFRSNPDSCSISTFNEGKFIEINQAFLDTTNYQRDEVINHTATELGIWHNPAEALQLRQTLQEKGFVRNVEYEFCRKSGEPMLALFSAELIEFNGESCILAMTNDITDRKLAEARLKEAIERDRLLGEIALKIRRSLNLDQILHTAVTEVRQMMTADRVFIAYANGENQSHVIAESVDLEWPSVLGWVADDALTKEVEVMFRSGKPEIIDDLTQVSLSPNRTKIARRSKVKAALTVPILLGDRLMGILGVHQCTGTRHWHTFEVNFLEKLATQVAIAIQQAELYAQVQDLNANLEQQVQERTEELEQRYRELQELSEVKDFFIHAVSHDLRTPIMGNLLLLRNLIKKGTESCVPIAPSVNVTTNQVNQAQGTLNQTSIQPPPQSPTESKPVSKTPTHLLLPLKILDRMVQSSDRQLEMLNLLLDAHALEAGNVALKSGKVGIACLVKAVLADLEPLLSKNQAKLNNLISDDLPSVAADMGQIVRVYENLITNSLKHNPPGMELTLDAQPIETEQGAMLRCEIKDNGLGMADCGKLFQRYAKTDRSKYSTNISLSLYLCRQIISAHGGQIGVANEAGQGTTFWFTLAIAPQVGMR